A window from Pseudooceanicola algae encodes these proteins:
- a CDS encoding phage major capsid protein: MGLTEKSSRHGEIVSPMAEVKSAMTGFMREFKDFQSDIQERLQQQESRFTMLDRKSLTAARPALANAAEVEAPHQKAFAAYVRTGDDDGLRSLDLEGKALASLTGDGGYLVDPVTSDTIQSVMNSAASIRQVANVVNVNATSYDVLVDTSDVGAGWDDETSVSETSTPGVDRISIPLHELSALPKASQRLLDDSAFDIESWLAERIADKFARAEADAFVNGDGADKPMGFLTHTKVAESSWSWDNLGYIATGTSGGFDPSEPADAIVDLVYALGARYRANGTFVMNSKTAGAVRKLKDGDGRFLWSDGLAAGEPARLMGYPVLIAEDMPDISSGSYAIAFGDFHAGYTVAERPDLRILRDPFSAKPHVLFYATKRVGGDVSDFAAIKLLKFAAS; encoded by the coding sequence ATGGGATTGACCGAGAAGAGTTCTCGGCACGGGGAGATTGTGTCTCCGATGGCTGAGGTGAAATCCGCAATGACGGGTTTCATGAGGGAGTTCAAGGACTTCCAGTCCGACATTCAGGAACGACTGCAACAACAGGAAAGCCGATTTACCATGCTTGACCGCAAATCCCTGACCGCCGCCCGCCCGGCGCTTGCCAATGCTGCCGAAGTCGAGGCACCCCATCAGAAGGCCTTTGCCGCCTATGTGCGCACCGGCGATGACGACGGCCTGCGCAGCCTTGACCTGGAAGGCAAGGCACTGGCCAGTCTGACCGGCGACGGTGGCTACCTGGTGGATCCGGTGACTTCGGACACGATCCAGTCGGTGATGAACTCCGCCGCCTCGATCCGCCAGGTCGCCAATGTAGTGAACGTCAATGCGACCTCCTATGACGTGCTGGTCGATACCTCCGACGTCGGAGCGGGTTGGGACGACGAAACCTCGGTCTCGGAAACCTCGACGCCCGGTGTCGACCGGATCTCGATCCCGTTGCATGAACTTTCGGCCCTGCCGAAGGCCTCGCAGCGCCTGCTTGACGACAGCGCCTTCGACATCGAAAGCTGGCTGGCCGAACGCATCGCCGACAAGTTTGCCCGCGCTGAGGCCGATGCCTTCGTCAACGGGGATGGTGCCGACAAACCGATGGGTTTTCTGACCCACACCAAGGTCGCTGAAAGCTCCTGGAGCTGGGATAACCTCGGGTATATCGCCACCGGCACCTCGGGTGGTTTCGATCCCTCCGAGCCAGCCGATGCGATCGTCGATCTGGTCTATGCGCTTGGTGCCCGTTACCGCGCAAATGGCACCTTCGTGATGAATTCGAAGACCGCCGGTGCGGTGCGCAAGCTGAAGGATGGCGACGGTCGCTTCCTGTGGTCCGATGGGCTGGCGGCTGGTGAACCTGCGCGCCTGATGGGCTATCCGGTACTGATCGCCGAGGACATGCCCGACATTTCGAGCGGCAGCTATGCGATCGCCTTTGGGGATTTCCATGCCGGCTATACGGTGGCCGAGCGTCCGGACCTGCGCATCCTGCGTGATCCCTTCAGTGCCAAGCCGCATGTGCTTTTCTATGCCACCAAGCGGGTGGGCGGTGACGTCAGCGATTTCGCCGCGATCAAGCTGCTGAAATTCGCCGCATCGTAA
- a CDS encoding head-tail connector protein, with the protein MILIEENKTPTAVLPIDHFKEHLRMGSGFAEDTLQNQVLEGYLRAAISSIEGRTGQALYARNFVLSLSEWQSADRQVFPLAPVRSIFAVTVVNEAGVGYAYDSTDFKIVEDSYRPALRSVDGSLPTIPDNGRVEISINAGSAEVWSDVPPDLAQAVLLMAAHYYEYRNDLALGQGCTPFGVTALIERYRPMRLSMVGGQS; encoded by the coding sequence ATGATATTGATCGAAGAAAACAAGACTCCGACGGCGGTTCTGCCGATCGACCACTTCAAGGAACACCTGCGCATGGGATCCGGTTTTGCCGAGGATACCCTGCAGAACCAGGTGCTGGAAGGCTACCTTCGAGCGGCAATCTCGTCGATCGAAGGGCGCACCGGGCAGGCGCTGTATGCACGTAATTTCGTGCTGTCCCTGTCGGAGTGGCAGTCGGCGGACCGGCAGGTCTTTCCGCTGGCTCCGGTTCGCTCGATCTTTGCCGTCACCGTGGTGAATGAAGCGGGCGTCGGCTATGCCTATGACAGTACGGATTTCAAGATTGTCGAGGACAGCTATCGTCCGGCTCTGCGATCCGTAGACGGCAGCCTGCCGACGATCCCGGACAATGGTCGGGTCGAGATTTCGATCAACGCGGGCAGCGCCGAGGTCTGGTCAGATGTGCCGCCGGACCTTGCGCAGGCCGTGCTGTTGATGGCTGCACATTACTATGAGTACCGCAATGATCTGGCCCTGGGTCAGGGATGCACCCCCTTCGGCGTCACCGCGTTGATCGAACGCTATCGCCCGATGCGTCTTAGCATGGTCGGTGGGCAGTCATGA
- a CDS encoding GTA head formation protein, RCAP_rcc01685 family: protein MGEARKITPVSYDFQCAPSLKLEAHERVSALQIAALNERIDRLNVIIERMEKRLWITVYGVVGVILAQAFQSIIERLP from the coding sequence ATGGGTGAGGCACGCAAGATTACGCCGGTAAGCTATGATTTCCAATGTGCCCCATCGTTGAAGCTGGAAGCGCATGAACGCGTCAGCGCCCTGCAGATCGCGGCGCTGAACGAGCGGATCGACCGGCTGAACGTCATCATCGAGCGTATGGAAAAGCGTCTGTGGATCACCGTTTACGGCGTCGTCGGGGTCATTCTGGCCCAGGCCTTTCAATCCATCATCGAACGGCTGCCCTGA
- a CDS encoding head-tail adaptor protein yields MIPRLNRPVMLEVSQDVPDGSGGYQQVWSTLGMLWAEVLPGAGSTVSRGGIAAQVQKYKVTVRSAPVGASSRPVPGQRFRDEIQTLVIETVADRDPQGRFLICQAREELYL; encoded by the coding sequence ATGATCCCGCGTCTGAACCGCCCCGTCATGTTGGAAGTATCCCAGGATGTGCCGGATGGATCGGGCGGCTATCAGCAAGTCTGGTCCACGCTCGGCATGCTCTGGGCAGAGGTCCTTCCGGGTGCCGGATCGACCGTCAGCCGTGGCGGTATCGCGGCCCAGGTCCAGAAATACAAGGTGACGGTACGCAGTGCTCCGGTCGGGGCCTCCAGCCGCCCGGTGCCCGGCCAGCGCTTTCGCGACGAAATCCAGACGCTGGTGATCGAAACTGTCGCAGACCGGGACCCGCAGGGCCGTTTCCTGATCTGCCAAGCACGTGAGGAGCTTTACCTATGA
- a CDS encoding HK97 family phage prohead protease codes for MQETMNGLEQKFCRFDEDLTVKEDGMVIEGYASRFGATDQGGDVVQTGAYAASLAGLAAQGRRIKMLWQHDPAQPIGVWDEIREDGTGLWVKGRLLEAVAKGREAAALIQAGAIDGLSIGYRTKRAAKDTGGRRLLTELELWEVSLVTFPMLPSARVAAKSGVDPLDDDLRELAAALRDAGAELGSR; via the coding sequence ATGCAAGAAACGATGAACGGGCTGGAACAGAAGTTCTGCCGCTTCGACGAGGATCTGACCGTCAAGGAAGACGGCATGGTGATCGAAGGCTACGCCTCGCGCTTTGGCGCCACGGATCAGGGCGGCGATGTTGTCCAGACCGGGGCCTATGCGGCCTCGCTGGCCGGGTTGGCGGCGCAGGGGCGGCGGATCAAGATGCTATGGCAGCACGATCCGGCGCAGCCCATCGGTGTCTGGGACGAGATCCGCGAGGACGGCACCGGCCTTTGGGTCAAGGGGCGTCTGCTGGAGGCCGTCGCAAAGGGCCGCGAGGCCGCCGCGCTGATCCAGGCCGGGGCCATCGACGGGCTGTCGATCGGCTATCGCACCAAGCGCGCGGCGAAGGACACCGGGGGCCGTCGGCTCCTGACGGAACTGGAGCTTTGGGAGGTGTCGCTTGTGACCTTCCCGATGCTGCCAAGTGCGCGGGTCGCTGCCAAGTCCGGGGTCGACCCCCTGGACGACGACCTGCGCGAACTGGCGGCTGCCCTGCGGGACGCGGGCGCCGAACTGGGCTCCCGCTAG